A window of Sutcliffiella cohnii contains these coding sequences:
- a CDS encoding DUF4275 family protein, with product MSKSTIKFYEIPKWGRYLRGKWEASFASHLSTVEKEAIYFKSFLWHLCSWEKVDCYEKHDAIKMFERQEKMKCTIFYEHTEEAYLIDNAKNLSVKDLPHDQFHMYYGDMYVMDWNGQWTFIMTHESECGPYFINASRKSKKRSK from the coding sequence TTGAGTAAGAGTACGATAAAATTTTATGAAATTCCTAAATGGGGACGTTATTTACGCGGTAAATGGGAAGCATCATTCGCTAGTCATTTATCAACGGTTGAAAAAGAAGCAATCTATTTTAAATCTTTTTTATGGCATTTATGTAGCTGGGAGAAAGTAGATTGTTATGAAAAACACGACGCAATCAAGATGTTTGAGAGACAGGAAAAAATGAAGTGTACGATATTTTATGAACATACGGAAGAGGCTTATCTCATTGATAACGCTAAAAACTTATCTGTTAAAGATTTACCCCATGACCAATTTCACATGTATTATGGGGATATGTACGTAATGGATTGGAATGGTCAGTGGACATTTATAATGACGCACGAAAGTGAATGTGGACCATATTTTATTAATGCATCTCGGAAAAGTAAAAAACGCTCAAAATAA